A genomic window from bacterium includes:
- a CDS encoding response regulator encodes MSSNEARARSVLVVDDDEIFRTRLMQAFEDRGLRSLGASNGDAALEIARKEMPDLALVDLRMPGMPGLDLTIALASLEPPPRIVVLTGYGSIATALEAVRCGASHYLTKPADADEILVAFDRDASTAEKPSEEPSGVPSLARAEWEHINRVLADCGGNVSKAARLLGIHRRSLQRKLAKYPASR; translated from the coding sequence ATGTCGAGCAACGAAGCCCGGGCCCGTTCGGTTCTGGTCGTCGATGACGACGAGATCTTTCGCACCCGCCTCATGCAGGCGTTCGAGGACAGGGGGCTTCGCTCACTGGGAGCCAGCAATGGGGACGCGGCCCTCGAGATCGCCCGAAAGGAGATGCCGGACCTGGCACTGGTCGATCTCCGGATGCCGGGCATGCCGGGGCTGGACCTGACGATTGCACTCGCGTCGCTCGAGCCGCCCCCGCGGATCGTCGTACTGACGGGCTACGGCAGTATCGCAACCGCGTTGGAAGCGGTGCGGTGCGGTGCATCCCACTACTTGACCAAGCCCGCCGACGCTGACGAGATCCTGGTGGCGTTCGATCGCGATGCGAGCACAGCGGAGAAGCCATCGGAAGAGCCTTCGGGTGTGCCCTCGCTGGCACGTGCGGAGTGGGAACACATCAACCGGGTGCTCGCCGATTGTGGCGGGAACGTCTCGAAGGCGGCGCGCCTTCTGGGAATCCACCGGCGTTCCCTGCAACGCAAGTTGGCGAAATACCCGGCTTCGCGCTGA
- a CDS encoding HAMP domain-containing histidine kinase, translating into MLAVGVSRWGFDLPLPLAPLGALIAATIVSNLAALVWLGRGGEASDAHAGSLLALDLAILTGLLYWTGGPSNPFTFLYLVNLTLAAAVLPGRWTWGLAALSVAGFGLLFTGHVPIAESSASHAQHGGEDFQLHLYGMWLAFTLTTLLIAFFVSKVSGELRRRQAELALERERSAHVERLASLATLAAGTAHELGTPLATIAVVAKELELRLHSDPSNASLPEEARLIRSEVRRCRTILDQMSVEAGENPTEALETVTMIELATDLRSELEEALSLRLEVEADETSFRAPRKALLRSLLSLVRNGFDASPPEATIHLIARREGPNLVFVVEDHGTGVSEELMHRIGEPFFTTKPAGRGQGLGLFLARTLATELGGALRIDSTPGHGTRAILELPVSLAEASGAPS; encoded by the coding sequence ATGTTGGCGGTCGGTGTCTCACGCTGGGGATTCGACCTGCCGTTGCCCCTTGCGCCGCTGGGCGCGCTCATCGCGGCGACGATCGTGAGCAACCTGGCAGCGCTCGTGTGGCTAGGGCGCGGCGGCGAGGCATCAGATGCCCACGCGGGTTCCTTGCTGGCACTCGACCTGGCCATCTTGACGGGGCTTCTCTACTGGACCGGGGGCCCCAGCAACCCCTTTACTTTCCTGTACCTGGTCAATCTCACGCTCGCAGCGGCCGTCCTGCCGGGGCGTTGGACGTGGGGGCTGGCTGCGCTCTCCGTGGCAGGTTTCGGTCTTCTGTTTACCGGCCACGTCCCGATTGCGGAGTCTTCCGCTTCGCACGCTCAACACGGTGGCGAGGATTTCCAGCTGCATCTCTATGGGATGTGGCTCGCCTTCACGCTGACGACACTGCTGATCGCGTTCTTTGTCTCCAAGGTCTCCGGTGAGCTGCGCCGCCGTCAGGCGGAGCTTGCCCTGGAACGGGAGCGCAGCGCGCACGTAGAGCGCCTGGCTTCGTTGGCAACCCTTGCGGCAGGTACGGCACACGAGCTCGGGACCCCGCTCGCGACCATCGCCGTCGTCGCCAAGGAGTTGGAGCTGCGCCTCCATTCCGATCCCTCGAATGCTTCGCTGCCGGAGGAAGCCCGACTGATCCGATCGGAGGTGCGTCGGTGCCGCACGATTCTCGACCAGATGAGCGTCGAGGCCGGCGAAAATCCTACGGAAGCGCTCGAGACGGTCACGATGATCGAGCTCGCAACGGACCTGCGCTCAGAGCTGGAGGAAGCGCTCTCCTTGCGCCTCGAGGTCGAAGCGGATGAAACGAGCTTCCGCGCCCCCCGAAAGGCTCTTCTCCGCTCGCTCCTCTCCCTCGTACGCAATGGCTTCGACGCCAGCCCTCCGGAGGCGACGATCCACCTCATCGCCCGCCGGGAGGGGCCGAACCTGGTCTTCGTCGTCGAGGATCATGGCACCGGCGTTTCCGAAGAGCTGATGCACCGGATCGGCGAGCCCTTCTTCACGACCAAACCGGCCGGGCGCGGGCAGGGCCTGGGCCTCTTTCTTGCGCGAACGCTTGCAACGGAGTTGGGCGGCGCCTTGCGAATCGACTCCACGCCCGGGCATGGAACACGCGCGATCCTGGAACTTCCGGTCTCACTGGCTGAAGCCAGTGGCGCCCCGTCGTAG